The Euphorbia lathyris chromosome 8, ddEupLath1.1, whole genome shotgun sequence genome has a window encoding:
- the LOC136202152 gene encoding uncharacterized protein yields MDSPIEALVFDHLTLVNNLWTWIALVTAALSFWWIRASSAVISISLQSHPISTSPDDCTRSRSNSPDASFSEASTHSEPPMLSSPAPSTPSIFEDGDSITKGKFLVYYEDDRENDGEVEGESESEVLVAGEWEYGGCGEWTESLERVVRMRMGDLGWYRCQDLTAINGNVVRLWDGVRL; encoded by the coding sequence ATGGATTCTCCAATTGAAGCTCTCGTTTTCGATCATCTCACTCTCGTCAATAATCTCTGGACGTGGATTGCTCTTGTAACCGCCGCCCTCAGCTTCTGGTGGATCAGAGCCTCCTCCGCCGTCATCTCCATTTCTCTCCAATCTCATCCAATTTCTACTTCACCTGATGATTGCACTCGCAGCCGGAGTAATTCACCTGATGCATCCTTCTCCGAGGCATCCACTCACTCGGAACCACCAATGCTTTCATCGCCGGCGCCATCGACACCATCTATTTTCGAAGATGGCGATAGCATTACCAAAGGGAAGTTCCTAGTGTATTACGAAGATGATAGGGAAAATGATGGCGAGGTTGAGGGTGAGAGTGAGAGTGAGGTACTGGTGGCCGGAGAGTGGGAATACGGCGGATGTGGAGAGTGGACGGAGAGTTTGGAGAGGGTGGTGAGGATGAGAATGGGGGATTTAGGATGGTACAGATGTCAGGATTTGACGGCGATTAACGGTAACGTTGTTAGATTATGGGACGGGGTTAGATTATGA